From the genome of Desulfovibrio aminophilus, one region includes:
- a CDS encoding sodium:solute symporter produces the protein MVSKLIVSIIYFAVVFYLGYKGWKETKSHADYLLAGRRMGPFVMAMSYGATFISTSAIIGFGGVAANFGFSIMWLVFLNIFVGIFVAFAVFGKRTRRMGLALDSHTFPELLGRRYRSKFMQSFSGAVIFVFIPLYAAAVLIGICRMMEVSLGLDFHFALVLMTLILAVYVITGGLKAVMYTEAFQGAIMVGMMLMLLVVAYSKLGGMVQAHQTLTDMAPLVPEKLQKMGLLGWTQGIAFPSPLWMIMYTSLIYGVGFGVLAQPQLIVRFMTVPSDRELNRGVIYGGLFILLIPGVAYVVGALSNAIFLQQFGKISIDMAQGNVDKIIPTFIETIMPSWYSALFLLAMFAAAMSTLASQYHVGGTALGRDVCEQFSAAAKAKPGPVARAAVTATVFITLLWAWILPGSIIARATAFFFGLCLASFLPAFLLGLYWKGMTKAGALASLFGGFFASMFWMFFVNKQLAETFGICSALTGQATLLAGAAPGSWPFLLQFVDPNVMALPVSFILALAVSLASEKYAAEHVEWCWRNY, from the coding sequence ATGGTCAGCAAACTGATCGTCTCGATCATCTACTTCGCCGTGGTCTTCTACCTGGGCTACAAGGGCTGGAAGGAGACCAAGAGCCACGCGGACTACCTCCTGGCCGGGCGGCGCATGGGCCCCTTCGTCATGGCCATGTCCTACGGCGCCACCTTCATCTCCACCAGCGCCATCATCGGCTTCGGCGGCGTGGCGGCCAACTTCGGCTTCAGCATCATGTGGCTCGTGTTCCTGAACATCTTCGTAGGCATCTTCGTGGCCTTCGCGGTCTTCGGCAAGCGCACCCGCCGCATGGGCCTGGCCCTGGATTCGCACACCTTCCCGGAACTCCTCGGGCGGCGCTACCGCTCCAAGTTCATGCAGTCCTTCTCCGGCGCGGTCATCTTCGTCTTCATCCCGCTCTACGCGGCGGCCGTGCTCATCGGCATCTGCCGGATGATGGAGGTCTCCCTGGGCCTGGACTTCCACTTCGCCCTGGTGCTCATGACCCTCATCCTGGCGGTCTACGTCATCACCGGCGGCCTGAAGGCGGTGATGTACACCGAGGCCTTCCAGGGGGCCATCATGGTGGGCATGATGCTCATGCTCCTGGTGGTGGCCTACTCCAAGCTCGGCGGCATGGTCCAGGCCCACCAGACCCTCACGGACATGGCCCCGCTCGTGCCCGAGAAGCTCCAGAAGATGGGCCTCCTGGGCTGGACCCAGGGCATCGCCTTCCCCTCCCCGCTGTGGATGATCATGTACACCTCGCTCATCTACGGCGTGGGCTTCGGCGTCCTGGCCCAGCCCCAGCTCATCGTGCGCTTCATGACCGTGCCCAGCGACCGGGAGCTGAACCGGGGCGTGATCTACGGCGGCCTGTTCATCCTGCTCATCCCCGGCGTGGCCTACGTGGTGGGCGCGCTGTCCAACGCCATCTTCCTCCAGCAGTTCGGCAAGATCTCCATCGACATGGCCCAGGGCAACGTGGACAAGATCATCCCCACCTTCATCGAAACCATCATGCCGTCCTGGTACTCGGCCCTCTTCCTCCTGGCCATGTTCGCGGCGGCCATGTCCACCCTGGCCTCCCAGTACCACGTGGGCGGCACGGCCCTGGGCCGCGACGTCTGCGAGCAGTTCTCGGCGGCGGCCAAGGCCAAGCCCGGCCCGGTGGCCCGCGCGGCCGTCACGGCCACGGTCTTCATCACCCTGCTCTGGGCCTGGATCCTGCCGGGGTCCATCATCGCCCGGGCCACGGCCTTCTTCTTCGGCCTCTGCCTGGCCTCCTTCCTGCCCGCGTTCCTGCTCGGGCTCTACTGGAAGGGCATGACCAAGGCCGGAGCCCTGGCCTCGCTCTTCGGCGGCTTCTTCGCCTCCATGTTCTGGATGTTCTTCGTCAACAAGCAGCTGGCCGAGACCTTCGGAATCTGCTCGGCCCTGACCGGCCAGGCCACGCTCCTGGCCGGGGCCGCGCCCGGGTCCTGGCCCTTCCTGCTCCAGTTCGTGGACCCCAATGTCATGGCCCTGCCGGTGTCCTTCATCCTGGCCCTGGCGGTGAGCTTGGCGAGCGAGAAATACGCGGCCGAACACGTGGAGTGGTGCTGGCGCAACTACTAG
- a CDS encoding HAD family hydrolase → MIQLSIPGFKDLEVEHLVLDYNGTLALDGALLPGVAEALRELAAGVRVHVLTADTRGNCGERLAGLPVTVSVVEGRPEDQAKLAYIMDLGPRACACVGNGTNDRLMFERCGLAVAVLGPEGLAVKALEEADLLVADVLSALDLFRNPLRLMAGLRR, encoded by the coding sequence ATGATTCAACTCAGCATACCCGGCTTCAAGGACCTGGAGGTCGAGCATCTCGTCCTGGACTACAACGGCACCCTGGCCCTGGACGGCGCGCTGCTCCCCGGCGTGGCCGAGGCCCTGCGCGAGCTGGCCGCCGGGGTGCGGGTGCACGTGCTCACGGCGGACACCCGGGGCAACTGCGGCGAACGCCTGGCCGGGCTGCCGGTGACGGTGAGCGTGGTGGAGGGGCGTCCCGAGGACCAGGCCAAGCTGGCCTACATCATGGACCTGGGGCCCCGGGCCTGCGCCTGCGTGGGCAACGGCACCAACGACCGGCTCATGTTCGAGCGCTGCGGCCTGGCCGTGGCCGTGCTCGGGCCCGAGGGACTGGCCGTGAAGGCGCTGGAGGAGGCCGACCTGCTGGTGGCGGACGTGCTTTCGGCCTTGGACCTGTTCCGTAATCCCTTGCGGCTCATGGCCGGATTGCGGCGCTGA
- the nhaB gene encoding sodium/proton antiporter NhaB, with amino-acid sequence MARTIAQALNKNLLGNAPDWYKLTILGFLILNPVLLHTAGPFVTGWLLIGEFIFTLAMALKCYPLPAGGLLAMEAVVLGMTSPQTVYDETLHNFPVILLLMFMVAGIYFMKDLLQFTFTKILVRVRSKILLSLLFCFAGAFLSAFLDALTVTAVIIAVAYGFYGVYHRSVSGRDGGDLRDDEAVKEMDRADLKEFRGFLRNLMMHGAVGTALGGVTTLVGEPQNLLIGHEMGWSFADFFIKVAPVSLPVLIMGLATCALVERFKLFGYGATIPGNVRSILGEEAARRDAARGKREQAQLLIQACAGVWLIIALAFHLAEVGIIGLSVIVGLTALNGITDEHRIGHAFQEALPFTALLVVFFAVVAVIHDQHLFAPVIKAVLALEGRAQLAAYYMANGLLSMISDNVFVATVYITETKKAFLAAAGAMSQEQFDMLAVAINTGTNIPSVATPNGQAAFLFLLTSALAPVIRLSYGRMVLLALPYTVVMSITGLAATWYMPEVEHWLLGLFS; translated from the coding sequence TTGGCCCGGACCATTGCCCAAGCCCTGAACAAAAACCTCCTCGGCAACGCCCCGGACTGGTACAAGCTGACCATTCTCGGGTTCCTCATCCTGAACCCCGTGCTCCTGCACACGGCCGGCCCCTTCGTCACGGGCTGGCTGCTCATCGGGGAATTCATCTTCACCCTGGCCATGGCCCTCAAGTGCTACCCGCTCCCGGCGGGCGGCCTGCTGGCCATGGAGGCGGTCGTCCTGGGCATGACCAGCCCCCAGACCGTGTACGACGAGACCCTGCACAACTTCCCCGTGATCCTCCTGCTCATGTTCATGGTCGCGGGCATCTACTTCATGAAGGACCTGCTCCAGTTCACCTTCACCAAGATCCTCGTGCGGGTGCGCTCCAAGATCCTGCTCTCCCTGCTGTTCTGCTTCGCCGGAGCCTTCCTCTCGGCCTTCCTGGACGCCCTGACCGTGACGGCGGTGATCATCGCCGTGGCCTACGGCTTCTACGGCGTCTACCACCGCTCGGTCTCCGGCCGCGACGGCGGCGACCTGCGCGACGACGAGGCGGTCAAGGAGATGGACCGCGCTGACCTGAAGGAATTCCGAGGCTTCCTGCGCAACCTCATGATGCACGGCGCGGTGGGCACGGCCCTGGGCGGCGTGACCACCCTGGTGGGCGAGCCCCAGAACCTGCTCATCGGCCACGAGATGGGCTGGAGCTTCGCGGACTTCTTCATCAAGGTGGCCCCGGTCTCCCTGCCCGTGCTCATCATGGGCCTCGCGACCTGCGCCCTGGTGGAGCGCTTCAAGCTCTTCGGCTACGGCGCCACCATCCCGGGCAACGTGCGCTCCATCCTCGGCGAGGAGGCGGCCCGGCGCGACGCCGCGCGCGGCAAGCGCGAGCAGGCCCAGCTCCTGATCCAGGCCTGCGCGGGCGTCTGGCTCATCATCGCCCTGGCCTTCCACCTGGCCGAGGTGGGCATCATCGGCCTCTCGGTCATCGTCGGCCTCACGGCCCTCAACGGCATCACCGACGAGCACCGCATCGGCCACGCCTTCCAGGAGGCCCTGCCGTTCACCGCCCTGCTGGTGGTCTTCTTCGCCGTGGTGGCCGTGATCCACGACCAGCACCTCTTCGCCCCGGTGATCAAGGCCGTGCTCGCCCTGGAGGGCCGGGCCCAGCTGGCGGCCTACTACATGGCCAACGGCCTGCTCTCGATGATCAGCGACAACGTCTTCGTGGCCACGGTCTACATCACCGAGACCAAGAAGGCCTTCCTGGCCGCGGCCGGAGCCATGAGCCAGGAACAGTTCGACATGCTGGCCGTGGCCATCAACACCGGCACGAACATCCCCAGCGTGGCCACGCCCAACGGCCAGGCCGCGTTCCTCTTCCTGCTCACCTCGGCCCTGGCCCCGGTCATCCGGCTGTCATACGGCCGCATGGTCCTGCTGGCCCTGCCCTACACCGTGGTCATGAGCATCACGGGTCTGGCGGCCACCTGGTACATGCCCGAGGTGGAGCACTGGCTCCTGGGCCTGTTCTCCTGA
- a CDS encoding glycosyltransferase: MRTFLFLPPVKRPTGGVAVIRRLAEVLHRSGREAFLVLRDRSGWTPEETEGCAPLLWWEDLRLAPEDLWVAPEGWVNALAPGLEAGARCLVYCQNWAYLFSSLPPGTWWPQLPVEFLAVSDPVAWFMETSLGKRPLVLRPGIDLERFRPGVRSGPLSVAFMPRKNRALAQQIRALFETRNGAGRVSWLEIDGLNAQGVAEALGRAHIFLATGFPEGCPLPPLEALACGCLCVGFSGFGGWDYMRQAQENPRFRPWWPLRETPWGGNGFWCADGDVLDAALCLEQAVLLLEEGGPALDSVLAAGRATAAAYGLDSFRRGVLDTWAALEA, from the coding sequence ATGCGCACCTTTCTCTTCCTGCCGCCGGTCAAGCGCCCCACGGGCGGCGTGGCCGTCATCCGCCGTCTGGCCGAGGTCCTGCACCGCTCGGGCCGCGAGGCCTTCCTGGTGCTCCGCGACCGTTCGGGCTGGACCCCGGAGGAGACCGAGGGCTGCGCGCCTCTGCTCTGGTGGGAAGACCTGCGTCTGGCCCCGGAGGACCTCTGGGTGGCGCCCGAGGGCTGGGTGAACGCCCTGGCGCCCGGCCTGGAGGCCGGAGCCCGCTGTCTGGTCTACTGCCAAAACTGGGCCTATCTCTTCTCCTCCCTGCCGCCCGGGACGTGGTGGCCGCAGCTCCCGGTGGAGTTCCTGGCCGTGTCCGACCCCGTGGCCTGGTTCATGGAGACCTCCCTGGGCAAGCGTCCGCTCGTGCTGCGGCCGGGCATCGACCTGGAGCGCTTCCGTCCCGGCGTGCGCTCCGGTCCGCTCAGCGTGGCCTTCATGCCGCGCAAGAACCGGGCCCTGGCCCAGCAGATCCGGGCCCTGTTCGAGACGCGCAACGGCGCGGGCCGCGTGAGCTGGCTGGAGATCGACGGCCTGAACGCCCAGGGCGTGGCCGAGGCCCTGGGCCGGGCGCACATCTTCCTGGCCACGGGCTTTCCCGAGGGCTGCCCCCTGCCGCCGTTGGAGGCCCTGGCCTGCGGCTGCCTCTGCGTGGGCTTCAGCGGTTTCGGCGGCTGGGACTACATGCGCCAGGCCCAGGAGAATCCGCGTTTTCGTCCCTGGTGGCCGCTGCGCGAGACGCCCTGGGGCGGCAACGGCTTCTGGTGCGCGGACGGGGATGTGCTGGACGCGGCCCTCTGTCTGGAGCAGGCCGTGCTCCTGCTGGAGGAGGGCGGTCCGGCCCTGGATTCGGTCCTCGCCGCCGGACGGGCCACGGCCGCGGCCTATGGCCTGGATTCCTTCCGCCGGGGCGTGCTGGACACCTGGGCCGCCTTGGAGGCATAA
- a CDS encoding TatD family hydrolase — protein sequence MSKKHKARPEPESLGLPQGGVDTHAHLDMQAYEMGLETVLDRARASGLSRIGNVFLGPDAYLEHRSLFAARPEVFFLLAEHPNDTAGFDESRAQRLLDCLRGDPRIRAVGETGLDFYWKDVAPEEQERAFRLHLDLARQTDLPPVIHCRDAEERTLAVLDDMGFRDRPLLWHCFGGNADLAREIVARGWHVSVPGTVTYARNEALRAAVPGIPSDRLVLETDCPYLTPEPWRGKQNHPALVGFTAVAVAGLRGVPAGELWTMCADNARRFFGL from the coding sequence ATGTCGAAGAAGCACAAGGCGCGGCCCGAGCCCGAAAGCTTGGGCCTGCCGCAAGGGGGCGTCGACACCCACGCCCACCTGGACATGCAGGCCTACGAGATGGGCCTGGAAACCGTGCTGGACCGCGCCCGGGCCTCGGGCCTGAGCCGCATCGGCAACGTCTTTCTCGGGCCGGACGCCTATCTGGAGCACCGGAGCCTGTTCGCGGCCCGGCCGGAGGTCTTCTTCCTCCTGGCCGAGCATCCCAACGACACGGCCGGGTTCGACGAGTCCCGGGCCCAGCGCCTGCTCGACTGCCTGCGCGGCGATCCGCGCATCCGGGCCGTGGGCGAGACCGGGCTGGATTTCTATTGGAAGGACGTGGCCCCGGAGGAGCAGGAGCGGGCCTTCCGCCTGCACCTGGATTTGGCCCGGCAGACGGACCTGCCGCCGGTGATCCACTGCCGCGACGCCGAGGAGCGGACCCTGGCCGTGCTGGACGACATGGGCTTCCGGGATCGGCCGCTGCTCTGGCACTGTTTCGGCGGGAACGCGGACCTGGCCCGGGAGATCGTCGCGCGCGGCTGGCACGTGAGCGTGCCCGGCACCGTGACCTATGCCCGCAACGAGGCGCTGCGCGCGGCCGTGCCCGGCATTCCCTCCGACCGGCTCGTGCTGGAGACGGACTGTCCCTACCTCACGCCCGAGCCCTGGCGCGGCAAGCAGAACCATCCGGCCCTGGTGGGCTTTACGGCCGTGGCCGTGGCCGGGTTGCGGGGCGTTCCGGCCGGGGAGCTGTGGACCATGTGCGCGGACAACGCGCGGCGTTTTTTCGGGCTTTGA
- a CDS encoding F0F1 ATP synthase subunit epsilon — MAKKLLLEIVTPDRKVLSQEVEYVGAPGALGEFGVLPSHIPFLSALGIGNLYFKDSGKAHYVFVAGGFCEVSGDKVTVLAEVAETAAEIDIERARRAQERAQARLAQQQEKINYARAQASLRKALARISCTEAAHRAGTC; from the coding sequence ATGGCTAAAAAGCTGCTGCTCGAGATCGTCACGCCCGACCGCAAGGTCCTCTCTCAGGAAGTGGAGTATGTGGGCGCGCCCGGCGCGCTCGGCGAGTTCGGCGTGCTGCCGAGCCACATCCCCTTCCTGTCGGCCCTGGGCATCGGAAACCTCTACTTCAAGGATTCCGGGAAGGCGCACTACGTCTTCGTGGCCGGCGGCTTCTGCGAGGTGAGCGGGGACAAGGTCACCGTGCTCGCCGAGGTGGCCGAGACCGCTGCCGAGATCGACATCGAGCGTGCCCGCCGGGCCCAGGAACGGGCTCAGGCGCGGCTCGCCCAGCAACAGGAAAAGATCAACTACGCCCGGGCCCAGGCTTCCCTGCGCAAGGCCCTGGCCCGCATCAGCTGCACCGAGGCGGCCCACCGCGCCGGCACCTGCTGA
- the atpD gene encoding F0F1 ATP synthase subunit beta, protein MSNIGKIVQVIGAVVDVEFPEGKLPNILNALDIKNPNNTDAPDLVCEVAQHLGNNVVRTIAMDATEGLVRGMDVVDTGKPILVPAGKASLGRIMNVVGRPVDELGPISSEIMLPIHRHAPAFTDQNTKVELLETGVKVVDLLIPFPKGGKMGLFGGAGVGKTVILMELINNIAKQHGGLSVFAGVGERTREGNDLYHEFKDAGILDKAALVYGQMNEPPGARARVALTALTAAEYFRDQEGQDVLLFIDNIFRFTQAGSEVSALLGRMPSAVGYQPTLGTDLGELQERITSTTKGSITSVQAVYVPADDLTDPAPATTFSHLDGTLVLSRQIAELGIYPAVDPLDSTSRILDPLVLGKEHYQTARGVQSVLQKYKDLQDIIAILGMDELSDEDKLTVSRARKIQRFLSQPFSVAEQFTGRAGKYVKIEDTIRGFREILDGKHDDIPEQAFYMVGGIEEALENAKNM, encoded by the coding sequence ATGAGCAACATCGGCAAGATCGTTCAGGTCATCGGCGCCGTCGTCGACGTCGAATTTCCTGAAGGCAAACTGCCCAACATTCTGAACGCGTTGGATATCAAGAATCCCAACAATACCGACGCGCCGGATCTGGTCTGCGAAGTCGCGCAGCACCTGGGCAACAACGTCGTCCGCACCATCGCCATGGACGCCACCGAAGGTCTGGTGCGCGGCATGGACGTGGTGGACACCGGCAAGCCCATCCTGGTGCCCGCCGGCAAGGCCTCCCTGGGCCGCATCATGAACGTCGTGGGCCGTCCCGTGGACGAGCTGGGGCCGATCTCCTCGGAGATCATGCTCCCCATCCACCGTCACGCCCCGGCCTTCACCGACCAGAACACCAAGGTCGAACTCCTGGAGACGGGCGTCAAGGTCGTCGACCTCCTGATCCCCTTCCCCAAGGGCGGCAAGATGGGCCTCTTCGGCGGCGCCGGCGTGGGCAAGACCGTTATTCTCATGGAGCTCATCAACAACATCGCCAAGCAGCACGGCGGCCTGTCCGTGTTCGCCGGCGTGGGTGAGCGCACCCGTGAGGGCAACGACCTGTACCACGAGTTCAAGGACGCCGGCATTCTGGACAAAGCCGCCCTGGTCTACGGCCAGATGAACGAGCCTCCGGGAGCCCGCGCCCGCGTCGCCCTGACCGCCCTCACCGCCGCGGAATACTTCCGCGACCAGGAAGGCCAGGACGTGCTCCTGTTCATCGACAACATCTTCCGGTTCACCCAGGCCGGTTCCGAGGTGTCCGCGCTTCTCGGCCGCATGCCCTCCGCGGTGGGTTACCAGCCCACGCTGGGCACCGACCTCGGCGAACTGCAGGAGCGCATCACCTCCACCACCAAGGGTTCGATCACCTCGGTGCAGGCCGTGTACGTGCCCGCCGACGACCTGACCGACCCGGCCCCGGCCACCACGTTCTCGCACCTGGACGGCACGCTGGTGCTCTCGCGCCAGATCGCCGAGCTGGGCATCTACCCCGCCGTGGACCCGCTGGACTCCACCTCCCGCATCCTGGACCCCCTGGTCCTGGGCAAGGAGCACTACCAGACCGCCCGCGGCGTGCAGAGCGTGCTGCAGAAGTACAAGGACCTGCAGGACATCATCGCGATTCTGGGCATGGACGAGCTCTCCGACGAGGACAAGCTCACCGTGTCCCGGGCCCGCAAGATCCAGCGGTTCCTCTCCCAGCCCTTCAGCGTGGCCGAGCAGTTCACGGGCCGCGCCGGAAAGTACGTGAAGATCGAGGACACCATCCGCGGCTTCAGGGAAATCCTGGACGGCAAGCACGACGACATCCCGGAGCAGGCGTTCTACATGGTGGGCGGCATCGAAGAGGCTCTGGAAAACGCCAAGAACATGTAG